GGCATATTGAATATGCTGAAGATAAAACCTGAAAGCAAGAAAGCCGGAAGAAAGGAGCTGAGCATCGCCATTTGGCTCGCTGATGTCTGGTTCCTGGCCGAAATAGAGATGAGAATGCCCATGCTTAAGCCGCCGAAGAGAAATATCGAAGAGAGAACAAGAAGCAGAGTGAGGCTGCCCCTTAAGGGCACCATGAATAGCTCCGTGCTCATGAGGATGGTAAAGACTGTGTCCGCAAAACCGACCACAAAATAGGGTACGAGCTTGCCCACAACGAGCTCAGCAGGTTTTATCGGCGTTGATATGAGCTGTTCCATGGTACCTCTGTCCCATTCCTTGGCCACGGTGAGTGAGGTGAGCAGCGCGATGATTACGGTCATGATCACGGCGATGAGCCCCGGGATGATGAAGTTTCTCGATTTCAATTCCGTGTTGTACCAGACGCGACTTCTGGAATCGATGCGGGGTGTGATCATGCCTCCCTGTATCCTCTGAGAGTACCCGAGCGTGATGGCGGAAATGTAACCCTGAGCGATATTAGCCGTATTGGAATTCGCCCCGTCGAGAATCACCTCGATGGTTGCCTTGCCTGACGTGCGCACATACTTCGAAAAATCGTGCGGTATGACGAGGGCTACCTTGGCCTTGCTGCGATCAAGAAAGCTATCGATTTCCTCGTACCGGTCAAGATACGCGATAACGCTGAAATAATGAGACTGGGTGAACTCGTTGACAAGCTCCCGGCTCAAGCTGCTTTTGTCCATATCGTAAACCACGGTAGTGATCCTGTCCACGTCAAAGGTGACGGCAAAGCCGTAGATGAAGAGGAGGACGAGCGGTAGCAAGAATGCCATGGCGAGGCTCATGGGATCGCGCTTTATCTGTATGAACTCTTTCTTTGCAATGGCCCTGGTCCGCGTAAGATTCATTTCAGGACGCCTCTATAAGGGTCACAAAGACATCTTCGAGCGAGGGCACGATTTTTTCGCGTCGCGTCCAATGGATACCCGAGGCTTCAAGCAATGTTTGAAGCCTCTGCACATCCTGCTCCGCCTTCTCAACGGTGATGTGGAGGGTGCTTCCGAAAATGGCCGCATCGATGGCGTTTTTCGACAGAACCTCCAG
The Syntrophorhabdaceae bacterium DNA segment above includes these coding regions:
- a CDS encoding ABC transporter permease; translation: MNLTRTRAIAKKEFIQIKRDPMSLAMAFLLPLVLLFIYGFAVTFDVDRITTVVYDMDKSSLSRELVNEFTQSHYFSVIAYLDRYEEIDSFLDRSKAKVALVIPHDFSKYVRTSGKATIEVILDGANSNTANIAQGYISAITLGYSQRIQGGMITPRIDSRSRVWYNTELKSRNFIIPGLIAVIMTVIIALLTSLTVAKEWDRGTMEQLISTPIKPAELVVGKLVPYFVVGFADTVFTILMSTELFMVPLRGSLTLLLVLSSIFLFGGLSMGILISISARNQTSASQMAMLSSFLPAFLLSGFIFSIFNMPLPLQIITYLIPARYFVTILKGIFLKGAPLSHLFWETMLLTVYAMAVFFLAVRKFKKRID